From one Streptosporangiales bacterium genomic stretch:
- a CDS encoding helix-turn-helix domain-containing protein: protein MPQKRQGRIGAELVLFDVLGARWALRVLWELGGDPLTYRGIAERVPGLSTSVLTRRIRELRAAGLIEHESGAGYRLTKQGQGVLTYLTGLAEWAQRARFGPRSD from the coding sequence ATGCCGCAGAAGCGTCAAGGGCGTATCGGAGCCGAGCTGGTGCTGTTCGACGTGCTCGGCGCGCGGTGGGCGCTCCGGGTGCTCTGGGAACTGGGCGGCGATCCGTTGACGTACCGGGGGATCGCGGAGCGCGTACCTGGTTTGTCCACGAGCGTCCTCACCAGGCGGATACGCGAGTTGCGCGCCGCCGGCCTCATCGAGCACGAGTCGGGAGCTGGCTACCGGCTCACGAAACAGGGTCAAGGCGTACTGACGTACCTGACCGGCCTCGCCGAGTGGGCGCAGCGAGCCAGGTTCGGACCGCGCTCGGACTGA